From Pseudomonas vanderleydeniana, the proteins below share one genomic window:
- a CDS encoding non-ribosomal peptide synthetase → MNADQLLAFFDRHGVVLEVEGDKLRCKAPKGFLGEDLLQALKLHKQALIERLTAAMGVTPRAAGTAPLPLSFSQRQLWFLDQLEPGNPFYNIPNALVLKGRLDVAVLEQALNELVRRHEVLRTRFGDHDGEPCQVVHPYRPMTLAVTDLRELPAHERELAARARVSEDARAPFDLGRGPLLRTSLVRLADEEHLWLYNLHHIIADGWSMGIVLREVVTLYGDYLRGEPASLAALPVQYGDYACWQQRLLGGEALQAQLDYWRRTLADAPPLLTLPTDRPRPPVQRYAGATFASRIEASTLRELQDLARQTQGSLFNVLMAALAVLLWRHSGQQDVCIGTPFANRGQAEIEPLIGHFVNTLVIRNRLQPQWTFAELLREVRAAMLEVHAHQDVPFERVVEAVNPARDTSYSPLFQVMLVLQNTPGAAIEMPGLNLAPYATSSATAKFDLAFEWVEQAQGLQLVVEYNTDLFDASTVERLSGHYRQLLEQIAADAKQPIGTLQLLTEAEREQIVVDWNRSVPLAREPGCVHRLIEERAAMAPHDCAVMCEGRQLSYIELNQRANRLAHHLRSLGVGPDVRVAVCLERSLELPVAILAVFKAGGAYVPLDPTYPIGRLGHMLTDSGPCVALVQEATRQLLRDAQAVAQCEVPVLDFDLDAARWDGQAVHDPDASAIGLTPDHLAYVIYTSGTTGLPKGVMVAHRGLGNLLLWCQQLGGDGRQASMLQKISFGFDASAWELLWPLAMGGRLVLARPGGHLEPDYLVRTVRDQRISALVFVPAMLQLFLEVDDVSQCQDLRHVFCGGGELTPAIARRFQEVLPNARLHNVYGPTETTVINSIWTLPPGAEVPVRQLPIGRPIAGNRLYVLDQHDAPVPVGVSGHLHIGGVGVARGYLGLETLTAERFIDSPFEPGERLYRSGDLARYRADGQLEFLGRNDFQVKLRGVRVELGEIEARLEAFPSIHRAVVLMVGDNARNQRLVACCCAVHADRPEPAAVHEHLAATLPAQVLPSAYLWLEALPLTANGKIDRDALRAMADHDLANRQVNLSSPRDSIELALYQIWKGLLLVPQIGIRDNFFNVGGTSIAAIKMAHQVREVFGIELPIRVVIGHPTIEALGGWIRSGAGPSVAPGSLIEFRPGAGRRNVVCIHPAGGTAFCYLSLAKVLDESVGVYGVQSPGINPGEATEPTVEAMAIAYLRLIEPLLAQPLILTGLSFGGLVAYEMARRLTEAGYRQVTVVLLDTQGSDNAAYRQQMAPVDMAEFRDKLVRFNGMYPGIDDAQVERYFHIYNHNRMAVAGYVCEPRAGRVVLIQAREGFNRAQLRGLRGFWRRRAGDGYLAKLVNGGHWDMLETVELRRVARTLEQELRRFDANERPLAATFPVDTLAQEA, encoded by the coding sequence ATGAATGCCGATCAGTTGCTGGCCTTTTTCGACCGTCACGGCGTGGTGCTGGAAGTCGAGGGTGACAAGCTGCGCTGCAAGGCGCCCAAGGGCTTCCTCGGCGAAGACCTGCTGCAGGCACTCAAGCTGCACAAGCAGGCGTTGATCGAGCGCTTGACCGCCGCCATGGGCGTCACCCCGCGAGCGGCTGGCACGGCGCCGCTGCCGCTGTCGTTTTCCCAGCGACAGTTGTGGTTTCTCGACCAGCTGGAACCGGGCAACCCGTTCTACAACATTCCCAATGCCCTGGTGCTCAAGGGGCGACTGGACGTCGCCGTGCTGGAGCAGGCGCTGAACGAACTGGTACGCCGGCATGAGGTGCTGCGCACCCGCTTCGGCGACCACGATGGCGAACCTTGCCAGGTCGTGCACCCGTACCGGCCCATGACGCTGGCGGTCACCGACCTGCGTGAGCTGCCGGCCCACGAACGCGAACTGGCGGCACGGGCGAGGGTGTCCGAAGACGCTCGGGCGCCGTTCGACCTGGGGCGCGGGCCGTTGCTGCGGACCTCGCTGGTGCGGCTGGCGGACGAAGAACACCTGTGGTTGTACAACCTGCACCATATCATTGCCGATGGCTGGTCGATGGGTATCGTCCTGCGTGAAGTGGTGACCCTCTACGGCGACTACCTCAGGGGCGAACCCGCGAGCCTGGCGGCATTGCCGGTGCAGTACGGCGATTATGCCTGCTGGCAACAGCGTCTCCTGGGGGGCGAAGCCTTGCAGGCGCAGCTCGACTATTGGCGCCGCACGCTGGCTGACGCACCACCGCTGCTGACGCTACCCACCGACCGGCCGCGCCCGCCGGTGCAGCGCTATGCCGGCGCCACCTTCGCCAGCCGTATCGAGGCCAGCACCCTGCGTGAGTTGCAGGACCTTGCTCGGCAGACCCAGGGTTCGCTGTTCAATGTGCTGATGGCGGCGCTGGCCGTGTTGCTCTGGCGTCACAGCGGCCAGCAGGACGTGTGCATCGGCACGCCGTTCGCCAACCGTGGGCAGGCCGAAATCGAGCCGCTGATCGGCCATTTCGTCAATACCCTGGTGATCCGCAATCGCTTGCAGCCGCAGTGGACCTTTGCCGAGCTGCTGCGTGAAGTACGCGCCGCGATGCTGGAGGTGCACGCTCATCAGGATGTGCCGTTCGAACGGGTGGTGGAAGCGGTCAACCCCGCGCGCGACACGTCCTATTCACCGCTGTTCCAGGTGATGCTGGTCCTGCAGAACACACCGGGTGCGGCGATCGAAATGCCCGGGTTGAACCTGGCGCCCTACGCGACCAGCAGTGCCACCGCGAAGTTCGACCTGGCCTTCGAATGGGTGGAGCAGGCCCAGGGCCTGCAACTGGTAGTCGAGTACAACACCGATCTGTTCGACGCGAGTACCGTGGAGCGCCTGAGCGGGCATTACCGGCAGTTGCTGGAGCAGATTGCAGCCGATGCCAAGCAACCGATCGGCACCCTGCAGCTGCTGACCGAAGCCGAGCGTGAGCAGATCGTCGTCGACTGGAACCGCAGCGTACCACTGGCCCGTGAGCCGGGCTGCGTACATCGGTTGATCGAGGAGCGGGCGGCGATGGCACCGCACGATTGCGCGGTGATGTGCGAAGGTCGGCAATTGAGCTATATCGAGCTCAATCAGCGGGCCAACCGCCTGGCCCATCACTTGCGCAGCCTCGGTGTAGGTCCGGATGTGCGCGTGGCCGTGTGCCTGGAGCGCTCCCTGGAACTGCCGGTGGCGATCCTCGCCGTGTTCAAGGCCGGTGGTGCCTATGTGCCGCTGGACCCAACGTATCCGATCGGACGCCTGGGCCACATGCTGACCGACAGCGGGCCCTGTGTCGCCCTGGTCCAGGAAGCGACACGCCAATTGTTGCGCGATGCGCAGGCAGTCGCACAGTGCGAGGTGCCGGTCCTGGATTTCGACCTGGATGCCGCCCGCTGGGATGGGCAGGCGGTTCACGATCCTGACGCGAGCGCGATCGGCCTGACGCCCGATCACCTGGCCTACGTCATCTACACCTCCGGCACCACAGGACTGCCCAAGGGTGTGATGGTCGCCCATCGTGGGCTGGGCAACCTGTTGCTGTGGTGCCAGCAGCTCGGTGGCGATGGCCGGCAAGCGAGCATGTTGCAGAAGATTTCGTTCGGTTTCGATGCTTCAGCCTGGGAGCTGCTCTGGCCGCTGGCGATGGGCGGACGCCTGGTGCTGGCCCGCCCCGGTGGGCATCTGGAGCCCGACTATCTGGTACGGACCGTTCGCGACCAGCGGATTTCGGCGCTGGTTTTCGTTCCGGCGATGCTGCAACTGTTCCTGGAGGTCGATGACGTCAGCCAGTGCCAGGACCTGCGCCACGTGTTCTGTGGTGGTGGCGAACTGACCCCAGCGATTGCCCGGCGTTTCCAGGAAGTGCTGCCCAACGCCCGCCTGCACAACGTCTACGGTCCCACCGAAACCACGGTGATCAACAGCATCTGGACCCTGCCGCCCGGAGCAGAGGTGCCGGTCAGGCAACTGCCGATCGGCCGGCCGATTGCCGGTAATCGGCTGTATGTCCTCGACCAGCACGACGCGCCGGTGCCCGTCGGAGTCAGTGGTCACCTGCATATCGGCGGCGTGGGCGTGGCCCGTGGCTACCTGGGGCTGGAGACGCTGACGGCAGAGCGGTTCATCGACAGCCCGTTCGAGCCGGGTGAGCGGCTGTATCGCAGCGGCGACCTGGCGCGCTACCGCGCCGACGGCCAGTTGGAATTCCTTGGTCGCAACGACTTTCAGGTCAAGCTGCGTGGTGTAAGGGTGGAACTCGGCGAGATCGAGGCACGGCTGGAAGCGTTCCCGTCCATACACCGAGCGGTGGTGCTGATGGTTGGCGACAACGCCCGGAACCAGCGTCTGGTTGCCTGCTGTTGTGCCGTACACGCGGATCGACCCGAGCCGGCGGCGGTTCACGAGCACCTGGCAGCGACCCTGCCGGCCCAGGTGTTGCCCAGTGCCTATCTCTGGCTCGAAGCCTTGCCGTTGACCGCCAATGGCAAGATCGATCGCGATGCATTGCGGGCCATGGCCGATCATGACCTGGCTAACCGCCAGGTCAATCTGTCGAGCCCGCGCGACTCGATCGAGCTGGCGCTCTACCAGATCTGGAAAGGTCTGCTGTTGGTCCCGCAGATCGGTATTCGCGACAACTTCTTCAATGTCGGCGGCACGTCCATCGCGGCGATCAAGATGGCGCACCAGGTTCGTGAGGTGTTCGGTATCGAACTGCCGATCCGTGTGGTCATCGGCCACCCGACCATCGAGGCCCTGGGTGGCTGGATCCGCTCCGGGGCGGGCCCTTCGGTGGCCCCGGGCAGCCTGATCGAGTTCCGCCCGGGCGCAGGACGGCGCAATGTGGTGTGCATTCATCCGGCCGGGGGGACGGCTTTCTGCTACCTGTCGCTGGCCAAGGTCCTCGATGAGTCGGTCGGGGTGTATGGCGTGCAATCGCCGGGGATCAACCCCGGGGAAGCCACGGAGCCGACGGTCGAGGCGATGGCCATCGCCTATCTGCGGCTGATCGAACCGCTGCTGGCGCAACCGCTGATTCTCACCGGGCTGTCCTTTGGCGGGCTGGTGGCCTACGAAATGGCGCGCCGCCTGACCGAGGCAGGGTATCGCCAGGTCACCGTGGTGCTGCTCGACACCCAGGGTTCGGACAACGCCGCCTACCGCCAGCAGATGGCGCCGGTGGACATGGCCGAGTTCCGCGACAAGCTGGTGCGTTTCAACGGCATGTACCCTGGCATCGATGACGCCCAGGTCGAGCGTTATTTCCATATCTACAACCACAACCGCATGGCGGTGGCGGGCTATGTCTGCGAGCCGAGGGCGGGGCGGGTGGTACTGATCCAGGCGCGTGAAGGCTTCAACCGGGCCCAGCTCCGCGGCCTGCGGGGTTTCTGGCGAAGGCGTGCCGGGGATGGCTACCTGGCCAAGCTGGTCAACGGCGGTCACTGGGACATGCTCGAAACCGTGGAGTTGCGGCGAGTTGCCAGAACCCTTGAACAGGAACTGCGGCGTTTCGATGCCAACGAGAGGCCGCTGGCCGCGACCTTTCCCGTCGACACCCTGGCGCAGGAGGCGTGA